The Octadecabacter arcticus 238 genome contains a region encoding:
- a CDS encoding SixA phosphatase family protein — protein MTKRLILIRHAKSSWDAPFDDHSRTLNNRGRTSATALGSYLKMRSDCPDAIYCSDAARTIETTECIVAAMGTTPTIHHLNKMYNASPAALWNVLRKAEGDVVALVAHNPGIAFFAEDVVDKAPDHPRFIDYPTCATLVCDFPTNDWAKAVSHSGQVVDFVVPKDL, from the coding sequence ATGACCAAACGCTTAATCCTGATCCGCCACGCAAAATCGAGCTGGGATGCCCCGTTTGATGACCATTCCCGAACGCTTAACAACCGAGGGCGAACGTCCGCGACTGCGTTGGGCAGTTACCTGAAGATGCGCAGCGACTGCCCCGATGCGATCTATTGTAGCGATGCGGCACGCACGATTGAAACGACAGAGTGTATTGTCGCAGCGATGGGTACTACGCCCACCATCCACCACCTAAATAAGATGTATAATGCATCCCCTGCAGCGCTGTGGAACGTGTTGCGCAAGGCTGAGGGGGATGTGGTCGCGCTTGTGGCGCACAACCCAGGCATTGCATTCTTCGCAGAGGACGTCGTCGACAAGGCACCAGATCATCCGCGATTTATAGACTACCCAACGTGTGCGACATTGGTCTGTGATTTCCCCACAAACGACTGGGCCAAAGCAGTTTCCCACTCCGGCCAAGTTGTCGATTTTGTGGTCCCGAAAGACCTTTAA
- a CDS encoding amino acid ABC transporter ATP-binding protein, giving the protein MSDTTTEREVNRDAMKVSDEVAISITDMNKWFGTFHVLRDINLTVNRGERIVVCGPSGSGKSTLIRCINRLEEHQAGTILVDGTELSSDLKNIDKIRSEVGMCFQHFNLFPHLTILENCTLAPIWVRKTPKKEAEETAMHFLRKVKIPEQADKYPGQLSGGQQQRVAIARSLCMRPRIMLFDEPTSALDPEMIKEVLDTMIELAEEGMTMICVTHEMGFARQVANRVIFMDAGQIVEENEPEAFFNNPQSERTQLFLSQILGH; this is encoded by the coding sequence ATGTCTGACACAACAACAGAACGCGAAGTTAATCGCGACGCGATGAAGGTCTCTGATGAGGTCGCTATCTCGATTACCGATATGAACAAGTGGTTCGGAACATTTCACGTTCTGCGCGACATCAATCTCACGGTAAACCGTGGGGAACGCATCGTTGTTTGTGGACCCTCTGGTTCCGGCAAATCGACGTTGATACGCTGCATCAACCGTCTGGAAGAGCACCAAGCGGGCACCATCTTGGTCGACGGCACTGAGCTGTCATCGGACCTGAAGAACATCGATAAAATCCGCTCAGAGGTCGGCATGTGCTTTCAGCACTTCAACTTGTTCCCACACCTGACAATCCTTGAGAACTGCACGCTGGCCCCGATCTGGGTGCGTAAAACACCCAAGAAGGAAGCCGAAGAAACGGCGATGCATTTCCTTCGGAAGGTAAAGATCCCCGAGCAGGCTGACAAATACCCCGGTCAGTTGTCCGGTGGTCAGCAACAGCGCGTCGCTATCGCCCGTTCGCTGTGCATGCGGCCGCGCATCATGTTGTTCGACGAACCTACGTCGGCGCTTGACCCTGAAATGATCAAAGAAGTCTTGGACACGATGATCGAACTTGCCGAAGAAGGTATGACGATGATCTGTGTGACCCATGAAATGGGCTTTGCCCGTCAGGTTGCAAATCGCGTGATCTTTATGGATGCGGGCCAGATCGTGGAAGAGAACGAACCAGAAGCATTCTTCAACAACCCACAATCCGAACGGACGCAGCTGTTCCTCAGCCAGATCCTCGGCCACTAA
- a CDS encoding amino acid ABC transporter permease — MTTLTDPPKASFRLSQLIYDTRYRSITIQVIATILLLAGIYWLVNNTIQNLAALGKDFDFGFLTQPAGYDINQRLVEYTSQSTHGMAAVVGILNTLLVAFLGCLLATFLGVTAGVLRLSNNWVVSRLMAVYVEGFRNVPLLLWIIAIMALMTEGMSRIREFRVGGDAGMILNDSVAVTNRGVYIPGIILENGFLASSAMNWLILLVILVISLFVIRGIRRRANAVQEDTGVRPTTWYQQLSILIVPVGLVMILMGAELQYPELRGFNFSDGIHLRNSLIALWLALSLYTGAFIAEIVRAGILAISKGQSEAAFALGLRPNRTTSLVILPQAMRVIIPPLISQYLNLTKNSSLAIAVGYMDVRSTLGGITINQTGRELEGMLLLGAFYLVLSLVISGAMNVYNNRTQLQER; from the coding sequence ATGACAACGCTCACCGATCCACCGAAGGCCAGCTTTCGGCTAAGTCAGCTTATTTATGACACGCGATATCGCTCTATCACCATTCAGGTAATTGCGACCATCCTACTGCTTGCCGGCATTTATTGGCTTGTGAACAATACTATCCAGAACCTCGCGGCTTTGGGCAAAGATTTTGATTTCGGGTTTCTGACGCAGCCAGCGGGCTACGACATTAACCAGCGACTGGTTGAGTATACCTCCCAGTCCACACACGGGATGGCGGCGGTGGTCGGCATTCTGAACACTCTTCTAGTGGCCTTCCTCGGTTGCCTTTTGGCGACGTTCCTTGGCGTAACTGCAGGTGTATTGCGCCTGTCCAATAACTGGGTCGTTAGCCGCCTTATGGCTGTTTACGTTGAGGGTTTCCGCAATGTCCCCTTGCTGCTTTGGATCATTGCAATCATGGCACTGATGACCGAAGGCATGTCGCGTATCCGTGAGTTCAGGGTCGGCGGTGATGCCGGCATGATCCTCAATGATAGCGTCGCCGTCACCAATCGAGGCGTCTACATTCCCGGCATCATCTTGGAAAACGGATTTTTGGCGTCGTCAGCTATGAACTGGCTTATCTTGCTGGTGATTTTGGTGATCAGTCTGTTTGTCATTCGTGGCATTCGCAGGCGTGCGAATGCCGTGCAAGAAGACACCGGCGTGCGGCCGACCACATGGTATCAGCAGCTGTCAATTCTCATTGTCCCCGTTGGATTAGTTATGATCTTGATGGGCGCAGAACTACAGTATCCTGAACTGAGGGGTTTCAACTTTTCAGACGGCATCCACTTACGCAATTCGCTGATCGCACTTTGGTTGGCTTTGTCGCTGTATACCGGCGCCTTCATCGCCGAGATTGTGCGCGCCGGTATCCTTGCTATTTCAAAGGGCCAGTCTGAGGCCGCATTTGCATTGGGCCTGCGCCCTAACCGCACAACGAGCCTCGTGATCTTGCCGCAGGCGATGCGTGTCATCATCCCACCGCTGATTTCGCAATACCTAAACCTTACCAAGAACTCCTCGCTCGCGATTGCTGTGGGCTACATGGACGTCCGATCCACGTTGGGTGGCATCACGATCAACCAGACCGGACGGGAGCTGGAGGGAATGCTGCTGCTTGGCGCATTCTATCTCGTGCTCAGTCTCGTGATCTCTGGGGCGATGAACGTCTACAACAACCGCACTCAGTTGCAGGAGCGTTGA